Below is a genomic region from Neisseria arctica.
ACAGTCATCGGTTCGGGGCGTGATACATCACCGAAAATAATCGGAGGTTTAACGCAGCGTGAACCGTAGCTTTGCACCCAGCCGAATTGGCTGAAGCAATAGCCGGCCAACTGTTCGCCAAAGTATTCCACCATATCGTTACGCTCGGCTTCGCCATGTACCGGCACGTCCAACTCCAATTTCTCTTGCACTTCGACACAGTAGGCGATTTCTTTTTTCATCGCTGCATCATAATCAGCGGCGGAGAGCTCGCCTTTTTTGAAGGCGGCACGCGCTTGGCGGATTTCGGTGGTTTGCGGGAACGAACCAATGGTAGTGGTAGGCAGAGCCGGCAGATTCATCCAAGCCTGCTGGGCTTTGATGCGCTCGGCGAAGGGAGATTTACGCTGATCGGCACCTTGAGGCAGCTCGGCTACACGTTTTTGCACAGCTTCATTGTGGATTTTTTTATTGGTAGCACGGTCGGCGGCAGCGGCATCCGAAGCGGCAATCTCATCTTTTACGCTCTCTTTGCCGTGGGCCAGCGCTTGCTTGATAACACCTAACTCAACCAGTTTTTGAGCGGCAAATGCCATCCAAGATTTGATTTCGGCATCCAATTTTTCTTCTACGGCCAAGTCTTGCGGGCTGTGCAACAGCGAGCAGCTCGGGGCAATCCACAAATTATTACCCAGTTTTTCTTGTACCGGCTTCAGGATATCAATAACTTTACTCAGATTGGCGCGCCATACGTTGCGGCCATCCACCAAGCCGACAGACAATACTTTATGCTCAGGCCATGCGTTGGCAAAAACGTCCAATTGCTCAGGGGCGCGTACGGCATCGATATGTACGCCGTGTACGGGCAATGCTTTCAACAAATCAAGATGCTCGGCGACCGAAGCGAAATATGTGCCGATAATGATGCGTACACCGGTATTTGCCAGCTCTTTGTAAACTTCGGGGAATGCATCCGTATAAGGCTTGGGCGCATCTACAGCCAAAATCGGCTCATCGATTTGAATCCAATCCACGCCTTCTGCGGCCAACTCGCGCAACAATTGTGCATAGGCAGGCAACAGCTTCGGCAGCAAGGTTGCAACGCGGCAACCGAATTCTTCTTTTTTCTTACCCAACCACAATAAAGTAAGCGGACCAACCAAAGTAGGCTTAATATCGTGGCCTTGTTCCTTAGCTTCTTTGATTTGGGCAATCAAACGACCCGCATTAACCGAAAATTCAGTATCGGCATGCCATTCAGGGACAATGTAATGGTAATTGGTATCGAACCATTTTGTCATTTCCATGGCAAACTGGGTAGCATTACCGCGTGCCAGTTGGAAATATTGGGGCAGAGTCAGATTGGCCGCATCAAAACCGAAACGCTTCGGAATCGCACCCAATGTGCACAGCAAATCCAACACATGGTCGTAAAAAGAAAAATCGCCCACCGGTAGCAAATCCGCACCGGCAGCTTTTTGGGTCGCCCAATTAAGGCGGCGGATTTCGGCAGCTACGCTTTGCAGTTCGGCTTCTGTTTTGTCGCCTTTCCAAAAAGCTTCAACGGCAAATTTCAATTCGCGCTTGGCACCGATGCGCGGATAACCTGAAAGGTGGAACGTGTTCATATTTTGGTTTCTCCAGTGTTTGAACGGTATAAAAATTTGGATACTGTATATTGAATGTTTTTTCAAAGTAGTGCAAACGACTAATTTGAATGTTTAGCATGAATGATTTTAATGTTGGTGCCATTTAATTATGAAAATGCCGTCTGAAAATTTTCAGACGGCATTTTTGCATATGATTAACCTTTATTTATACAATAAGGAAAATTTTTAATTATTCGCGCAATCAACCATATAATTAGTATTACATGGCCAAAATTTATCTTAAATACACCGATATCAAACCGACTATTCCCTTATTTAATACATCTAAGCCGTTATTTTCCCAATATGCGCGCTTAGGCTTCAGAATATCACATACATTGAATACAACAGCATATATTAAAATATTATGCCACATATCACCTTTCTAATTAAAATATACATACCGATTATTTTTCAAAATCATAATATGTGCCAATCCTCCACAAACAATTCAAAATTGACGGCAACTCTCTTTCTTATGACATAGTATTTGAGTGGATGCATAAGGCCAATAAGTTCTTTATAATGAGCAAAATTCATATACTTTTTGAAAAATAATCATGGATTCGATTATCGAACTTCGCCATCTGAAAACCCTGCTCGCATTAGAAGAAACCGGCAGCGTATCGTTGGCGGCCAAACGGGTATTCCTCACCCAATCGGCACTTTCCCACCAAATCCGCGCATTGGAAAGCTATTATGAAACGCCGTTATTTGAGCGAAAATCCAATCCTTTGCGCTTTACACCCGCGGGCGAACGCTTATTGCAATTGGCCCGTGACTTATTGCCGCAAGTAGCAGCGGCCGAGCGCGATATGGCGCAAATTATTGAAGGAGAGGCCGGAGAGCTGCGCTTAGCCGTAGAATGCCATACCTGTTTTGATTGGCTGATGCCGGCTATGGGTATATTCCGCCCGCTTTGGCCGCAAGTAGAGCTAGATATCGTATCCGGCTTCCAAGCCGACCCTGTCGGCCTGCTGTTACAACACCGTGCCGATTTAGCTATTGTTTCCGAAGCTCTGCCGCAAGCGGGTATCGCTTATCAGCCGCTGTTTGCCTATGAAATGGTCGGCATTTGCGCCAAAGACCACCCATTGGCTGAAAAAGAAATCTGGCAAGCCGAGGATTTTACCGAAGAAACGCTGATTACCTACCCTGTACCTGACGATATGCTCGATTTATTGCGTAAAATATTGCTGCCGGCAGGCATTAACCCAAGCCGGCGCCATAGCGAGCTGACTATTGCCATTATACAATTGGTTGCCAGCCGCCGCGGCATAGCTGCCCTACCGTATTGGACAGTTATGCCTTATTTGGAAAAGGGCTATGTCATTTCCCGAAAAATCACGAATAAAGGCTTGAAAAGCGAACTTTATGCGGCCATGCGTGCAGAAGATACGGGGAAAAGCTATCTGGAAAACTTCTGCCAAATCGTCCGTGAACGGGGATTTGCAGATCTGCCCGGTCTGAGTGTCTTGGAAATGGGTTAACAGCTTGTCATACAATAAAACTAATAAAACACCGTTGGTATTTCCAACGGTGTTTTATTTTTTCCTAACCGATAATTGTCATGCCAAACTGGACTCTCTACTGCCCCAATCAATGCTTAATAGAAAACTTATGCCACAGCAAAATTATGATCTTTTAAGGCTGAAACCGCCCGCGCTTCACATTTAAGCCACCCTGTTGCAATTGTGCAGCCAAACTGTGGTTACGCAAGGCATGGGTAAGGGCAACGGCCAAACCATCGGCGGCATCTGATTGCGGTGTGCCTGACAATGCCAACATCTGCACTACCATATGCTGTACCTGCTCTTTCGCCGCCTTACCTTTACCGACAACGGCCTGCTTTACTTGCAAAGCCGTGTATTCGAATACCGGCAAATCATGCATCACCAGAGCCGCCAAAGCTGCTCCGCGTGCTTGGCCGAGCATCAGGGTAGCCGCGGGATTAACGTTTACAAACACCTGTTCAACTGCCGCTTGAACCGGGCGGTAAAGGCGTACTACTTCGTTCAAATGCCGCGTAATAACGGCAATCCGTTCGGGCAAAGGAGCGGCAGGCGGCGTTTTAATGCAGCCGGATGCGACATATTGATGCTCGCGGCCGTATACATCAATTACACCGAATCCGGTTACACGGCTGCCGGGGTCAATACCTAAAATACGGATGGGCTTAACACTCATACTTTTCAGACGGCCTTTTGATCATTTCGAAACTCATCAACTTTTACCAAGCGTACGGTTGCTTGTTTACATTTTTTATTAAAAACGGCGCAACCCAATTTTGCGCCGCCGGTAAAATTTTAATCCGACATTATAACGCCAATGCTTTCCAGATTTTCCAGAGGCCGTCTGAAACATTTTTCGGCAAAGCACAAAGTTGGCTTTAATAGAACTGTCATCACTGTTGCCGATAATAAAAGTAAAACCAATTTACTGTTTTGGCCATCTTTTGCGGGAGCCATCATGAAACTAAATCTGCCCGACACCCTTACCGTCACCGATATCCGCCTTTTATTTTGGTTCAACCGTCATAGTCGCAAGCGTACTATCGGCATACTCAGCCGAGAAATTTCCCGCTTGGGCGACGGCCCGTTATATGCCTGTATCGGCGTAATGTTATGGATTTTCGGCGGTGCTAAAGGTACTGCTTTTTTTTATACCGGCTTGGCGGCCTATGCCATCGAATTGCCGCTGTATCTAGTTTTAAAAAATAGCATCCGACGCAACCGCCCCTGCCACGGCGTAAGAGATATCCACGCTCTTATCGAACCTTCCGACAAATTCAGCTTTCCTTCCGGGCATACCGCCGCCGCTTTCGTATTCGCCACCCTAACCGGCATATTTTTTCCCGCGTGGGCGGTTGCGGCATATTTTTCGGCGTTACTCATCGGCCTTTCCCGAGTGATGTTGGGCGTACATTATCCATCAGATATTGCCGCCGGAGCAGTTTTGGGCATATTGTGCGTACAGACAGTTTTATTTTTCACTGGATAATTATGCGGATTCTTTATGGTGTACAAGCTACCGGCAACGGCCACATTACCCGCGCCCGAACCATGCTGCCAGCCTTGCAGACGGCAGGCATCACGGTTGACTTTCTCTTTAGCGGGCGCGATGCAGGGAAATATTTCGATATGGAATGTTTCGGCAAATACCGTACCCGCCGCGGCTTCACTTTTCATCTGGAACAAGGCCGTATTGCTTGGCCGCGTACTTTAACCGACTTAAAGCTTCGGGAATTTTGGCACGATGTTAACCGGCTGAATCTGAAACATTATGATTTGGTGGTCACCGATTTTGAACCTGTGAGCGCGTGGGCGGCCACAAAACAAGGAGTTCCTTCGGTAGGGCTTGCCCATCAATATGCCCTACGCTACCCCCTGCCCGGCACTTCCAACCACTTTTTGCTGCGGCACGGCATTACCGCATTCGCACCCGCTCAAAAATACCTCGGTATCCATTGGCTTCAGTTCGGTTGCCCAATTTTACCGCCACTGATTCAAACCGATATTCATACACCGGCGACAGACGATAACTTTATTTTGGTATACCTGCCATTCGACAACCTTAATCTGATTTGTAATTGGCTCGCTCCTTACAACCATTATCGTTTCCGTATTTATGCACCTGTTTCCAACCCCTCTAAACAAAACCGCATCGAAATCCTGCCTCTTTCGCGCCCGGCTTTTCAGCACGATTTAGCCAATTGCAGCGGCGTAATCAGCAACACCGGTTTCGGCTTATGCAGCGAAGCCATGACCTTGGGTAAGAAAATCCTTACCCGCCCGTTACCGGGGCAGATAGAACAACAATCCAACGCAATCATTCTTCAGCAAATGCAGCGGGCTACCATAATGCACGATTTTGATGCCGACATTCTCGCGCTCTGGCTAGATTCACCCGCTCCCCCACGCATGGCCTTTCCCAAAACAGCTAGCCATATTGCCTCTTGGTTAGCAGATGGTGCAGTTGAATCCGTTCAAACATTGGCCGATATGATTTGGCAAAAAACCGAAACCGACTGAAATCAGGCGATTTAAATGCACATTCTTTAAATAACCCGATTTACACACCATTGATATACCTTAACCGTCCAAAGAATCTTTTGAGTCCGCCCATACTTAACAGGAAAGAGTCTCAGCATCTATCTTGCCCAAACAGCATCGCCTCAATATACATTGCTCAACACTTAAAACGAAGCCCCGTATCAAAGGCAGTCTAAAGCTTATTTCCATAGAAATAAAAAAACAGCTTCGCACAATTCGGTGACAAATGAAACTAGCTTGTAAAATCATGTTAGGTTATCATAGCTTTTTTGTTAACAATCAAACGGAAAACCAGCCGCGCCGATGCTTTTCATGCGGCTTGCGGCGGTAGGAGTAAAAAATGAATGCAGTGGTAATTGCGGTCGCAGTGATGCTGGTATTGTCGCTGGCCCGCGTACATGTCGTACTCAGTCTGATACTGGGGGCACTGGCAGGTGGCCTGATTAGCGGGCTCGGCCTGGCAAAAACTATGGAAGTCTTCCAAACCGGTTTGGCCAACGGTGCGCAAATCGCACTTTCTTATGCCATGCTGGGTGCCTTTGCCGTGGCAATCGCCCATTCGGGCCTGCCCCAGGCTTTAGCCAACAGTGTTATCAAGCGCTTGGACAATAACCAGATACAAGATAAAGTACCCGGCAGCGTCAATTGGATCAAATGGGGTCTGCTGATTGCCTTACTGGCGATGAGCGTGATGAGCCAAAACCTGATTCCCATTCATATCGCTTTTATTCCTTTGCTGGTTCCGCCGTTATTATTGTTGTTTAACCGCTTCCAAATCGACCGCAGGCTGCTTTCCTGCTTGATTACTTTCGGCTTGGTAACTACTTACATGTGGCTGCCCTATGGTTTCGGTGAAATTTTCTTGAAGCAAATCCTAGTCGGCAATATTAATAAAGCCGGCCTTGATGTCAGTGGTGTCAATATCTTTAGTGCCATGACAATTCCGGCTTTAGGCATGGTGGCGGGTTTGCTGATCGCAGTTTTCTTCAGCTACCGCAAGCCGCGCATATACCGCAATATTGATGTTAACAACCAAAGTGGTATGAAAATGCCCGCTATTTCACCTTATCGAAGCCTGGTTGCCTTAATGGCGGTTGTGGTTTCGTTTGTGGTTCAGCTTTGGGCAGACTCATTGCTGCTCGGCGCAATGGTCGGTTTTGCCGTATTTATGGCTTTGGGTGTCGTGCGCTGGCGTGAAGCGGATGACGTTTTTAACAATGGTGTGAAAATGATGGCCATGATCGGCTTTATCATGATCGCTGCCCAAGGCTTTGCCGAGGTTATGAAAGCAACCGGAGACGTAGAACCTCTGGTAACTACTTCCGC
It encodes:
- a CDS encoding Na+/H+ antiporter family protein yields the protein MNAVVIAVAVMLVLSLARVHVVLSLILGALAGGLISGLGLAKTMEVFQTGLANGAQIALSYAMLGAFAVAIAHSGLPQALANSVIKRLDNNQIQDKVPGSVNWIKWGLLIALLAMSVMSQNLIPIHIAFIPLLVPPLLLLFNRFQIDRRLLSCLITFGLVTTYMWLPYGFGEIFLKQILVGNINKAGLDVSGVNIFSAMTIPALGMVAGLLIAVFFSYRKPRIYRNIDVNNQSGMKMPAISPYRSLVALMAVVVSFVVQLWADSLLLGAMVGFAVFMALGVVRWREADDVFNNGVKMMAMIGFIMIAAQGFAEVMKATGDVEPLVTTSAEIFGNSKGMAAFVMLLVGLLVTMGIGSSFSTLPIIAAIYVPLCISMGFSPAATLAIIGTAGALGDAGSPASDSTLGPTAGLNADGQHDHMRDTVIPTFLHYNLPLMVSGWIAAMVL
- the metE gene encoding 5-methyltetrahydropteroyltriglutamate--homocysteine S-methyltransferase; protein product: MNTFHLSGYPRIGAKRELKFAVEAFWKGDKTEAELQSVAAEIRRLNWATQKAAGADLLPVGDFSFYDHVLDLLCTLGAIPKRFGFDAANLTLPQYFQLARGNATQFAMEMTKWFDTNYHYIVPEWHADTEFSVNAGRLIAQIKEAKEQGHDIKPTLVGPLTLLWLGKKKEEFGCRVATLLPKLLPAYAQLLRELAAEGVDWIQIDEPILAVDAPKPYTDAFPEVYKELANTGVRIIIGTYFASVAEHLDLLKALPVHGVHIDAVRAPEQLDVFANAWPEHKVLSVGLVDGRNVWRANLSKVIDILKPVQEKLGNNLWIAPSCSLLHSPQDLAVEEKLDAEIKSWMAFAAQKLVELGVIKQALAHGKESVKDEIAASDAAAADRATNKKIHNEAVQKRVAELPQGADQRKSPFAERIKAQQAWMNLPALPTTTIGSFPQTTEIRQARAAFKKGELSAADYDAAMKKEIAYCVEVQEKLELDVPVHGEAERNDMVEYFGEQLAGYCFSQFGWVQSYGSRCVKPPIIFGDVSRPEPMTVYWSSYAQSLTKRPMKGMLTGPVTMFKWSFVRDDVPLSVVAKQIALALNDEVLDLEKAGIKVIQIDEPAIREAMPLKKAQWDEYLAWACESFRLSSTGAEDSTQIHTHMCYSEFNDILPAIASMDADVITIETSRSDMELLTAFGDFKYPNDIGPGVYDIHSPRVPTAAEIEHLLRKAMEVVPVERLWVNPDCGLKTRGWKETVEQLEVMMEVTKKLRAELATK
- the ruvC gene encoding crossover junction endodeoxyribonuclease RuvC, which translates into the protein MSVKPIRILGIDPGSRVTGFGVIDVYGREHQYVASGCIKTPPAAPLPERIAVITRHLNEVVRLYRPVQAAVEQVFVNVNPAATLMLGQARGAALAALVMHDLPVFEYTALQVKQAVVGKGKAAKEQVQHMVVQMLALSGTPQSDAADGLAVALTHALRNHSLAAQLQQGGLNVKRGRFQP
- a CDS encoding LysR family transcriptional regulator, translating into MDSIIELRHLKTLLALEETGSVSLAAKRVFLTQSALSHQIRALESYYETPLFERKSNPLRFTPAGERLLQLARDLLPQVAAAERDMAQIIEGEAGELRLAVECHTCFDWLMPAMGIFRPLWPQVELDIVSGFQADPVGLLLQHRADLAIVSEALPQAGIAYQPLFAYEMVGICAKDHPLAEKEIWQAEDFTEETLITYPVPDDMLDLLRKILLPAGINPSRRHSELTIAIIQLVASRRGIAALPYWTVMPYLEKGYVISRKITNKGLKSELYAAMRAEDTGKSYLENFCQIVRERGFADLPGLSVLEMG
- a CDS encoding MJ1255/VC2487 family glycosyltransferase, whose amino-acid sequence is MRILYGVQATGNGHITRARTMLPALQTAGITVDFLFSGRDAGKYFDMECFGKYRTRRGFTFHLEQGRIAWPRTLTDLKLREFWHDVNRLNLKHYDLVVTDFEPVSAWAATKQGVPSVGLAHQYALRYPLPGTSNHFLLRHGITAFAPAQKYLGIHWLQFGCPILPPLIQTDIHTPATDDNFILVYLPFDNLNLICNWLAPYNHYRFRIYAPVSNPSKQNRIEILPLSRPAFQHDLANCSGVISNTGFGLCSEAMTLGKKILTRPLPGQIEQQSNAIILQQMQRATIMHDFDADILALWLDSPAPPRMAFPKTASHIASWLADGAVESVQTLADMIWQKTETD
- a CDS encoding phosphatase PAP2 family protein, with the protein product MKLNLPDTLTVTDIRLLFWFNRHSRKRTIGILSREISRLGDGPLYACIGVMLWIFGGAKGTAFFYTGLAAYAIELPLYLVLKNSIRRNRPCHGVRDIHALIEPSDKFSFPSGHTAAAFVFATLTGIFFPAWAVAAYFSALLIGLSRVMLGVHYPSDIAAGAVLGILCVQTVLFFTG